In a genomic window of Chryseobacterium sp. G0162:
- the nrfD gene encoding NrfD/PsrC family molybdoenzyme membrane anchor subunit, giving the protein MSGHYEAPIREPLIIGHKTYHDITEDIARPIEERAGKLWWISLYAALVLFIYGFGCIAYTIGTGIGSWGLNRTINWGWDITNFVWWVGIGHAGTLISAVLLLFRQRWRMSVNRSAEAMTIFAVVQAAIFPVIHMGRVWVGYWVFPLPNQFGSLWGNFNSPLLWDVFAISTYFSVSTVFWFMGLIPDFAMIRDRAKTPWTKKIYTFLAFGWGGKAKHWQRFEELSLVLAGLATPLVFSVHTTVSFDFATSVIKGWHSTIYPPYFVAGAIFSGFAMVQTLLLIARKVCHLEEYITMYHIEIMNIVIVLTGGMVTVAYATEYFIGWYSGSRFEDFTYLSPGAAVGPYWWAFWSLIICNLVVPASFWFKKARTNIIWTFIVALIINIGMWFERFDIIVINLSRDYLPGSWTMFKPTIIDVGVYLGTIGFFSVLFLLYARTFPVIAQAELKSILKISGETYKAKEGDEHH; this is encoded by the coding sequence ATGTCAGGACATTACGAAGCTCCGATAAGGGAACCTCTAATTATTGGTCACAAAACTTATCACGATATCACAGAGGATATTGCACGACCTATCGAAGAAAGAGCAGGTAAATTATGGTGGATCTCATTATATGCAGCCTTAGTTCTATTCATCTATGGATTCGGATGTATCGCTTATACTATCGGAACAGGTATTGGCTCATGGGGGCTTAACAGAACTATTAACTGGGGTTGGGATATTACCAACTTCGTATGGTGGGTAGGTATCGGTCACGCCGGAACCCTAATCTCAGCAGTATTATTATTATTTAGACAGAGATGGAGAATGTCTGTAAACAGATCTGCAGAGGCGATGACGATCTTTGCGGTTGTACAGGCAGCAATCTTCCCTGTAATTCACATGGGTAGAGTTTGGGTTGGATACTGGGTATTCCCATTACCAAACCAATTCGGTTCTCTTTGGGGGAACTTCAACTCTCCTCTACTTTGGGACGTATTTGCGATCTCTACGTATTTCTCAGTATCAACTGTATTCTGGTTCATGGGACTAATCCCTGACTTTGCAATGATCAGAGATAGAGCAAAAACTCCTTGGACTAAAAAGATTTATACATTCCTTGCATTCGGTTGGGGTGGTAAAGCAAAACACTGGCAAAGATTCGAAGAACTTTCTTTGGTTCTTGCAGGTTTGGCAACTCCACTTGTATTCTCAGTACACACAACCGTATCTTTTGACTTCGCGACTTCAGTAATTAAAGGATGGCACTCAACTATCTACCCTCCTTACTTCGTTGCTGGTGCGATCTTCTCAGGATTTGCAATGGTACAAACTCTATTGTTAATCGCTAGAAAAGTTTGTCACTTAGAAGAATATATTACGATGTATCATATCGAAATTATGAACATTGTAATCGTTTTAACAGGTGGTATGGTAACGGTAGCTTATGCTACTGAATATTTCATCGGATGGTATTCAGGATCAAGATTTGAAGACTTTACATACCTTTCACCGGGTGCAGCAGTAGGACCTTACTGGTGGGCATTCTGGTCATTGATTATCTGTAACCTTGTTGTTCCTGCATCGTTCTGGTTCAAGAAAGCAAGAACAAACATTATCTGGACATTCATTGTTGCATTAATCATCAACATCGGTATGTGGTTTGAGCGTTTTGATATCATCGTTATCAACCTTTCTAGAGACTACTTACCAGGATCTTGGACTATGTTTAAGCCAACGATCATTGATGTGGGTGTATACTTAGGAACAATCGGATTCTTCTCTGTATTATTCTTACTATACGCAAGAACATTCCCTGTAATTGCACAGGCTGAATTAAAATCGATTCTGAAAATTTCAGGTGAAACTTATAAAGCAAAAGAAGGAGATGAGCACCACTAA
- a CDS encoding DUF3341 domain-containing protein has protein sequence MSTTKIVYGLYADDDDLMNGVKAFNDKGIAINEVYTPFPVHGLDKALGLKKTRISDAAFLYALYGVTIGATVTWYVMNHDWPQNIGGKPAFDWAHNMPAFVVPMFELMVFCAAHMMSLTFLVRNKMYPGAPAQNPDPRTTDDKFMMEFVTEDVESVKQLLIETGVEEITVKDA, from the coding sequence ATGAGCACCACTAAAATTGTATACGGACTTTATGCTGACGACGACGATTTAATGAACGGCGTTAAAGCATTCAACGATAAAGGAATCGCAATAAACGAAGTTTATACTCCGTTTCCGGTTCACGGACTAGACAAAGCTTTAGGTTTAAAGAAAACCAGAATTTCTGATGCTGCTTTCCTATATGCTCTTTATGGTGTTACTATCGGTGCTACGGTTACCTGGTATGTAATGAACCATGACTGGCCTCAGAATATTGGTGGTAAACCAGCTTTTGACTGGGCACACAATATGCCGGCATTCGTAGTTCCAATGTTTGAATTAATGGTATTCTGTGCTGCTCACATGATGTCTTTAACTTTCTTAGTTAGAAACAAAATGTATCCAGGAGCTCCAGCTCAGAATCCAGATCCAAGAACTACTGATGATAAATTCATGATGGAATTCGTAACTGAAGATGTAGAATCTGTAAAGCAGTTGCTAATTGAAACTGGAGTTGAAGAAATAACTGTTAAAGACGCTTAA
- a CDS encoding TAT-variant-translocated molybdopterin oxidoreductase, with protein sequence MASNKIQFRSIHELKDPALNNKLAQKEFQEEIPVEDFLGDAETNGSSTSRRDFLKLLGFSTAAVTLAACEAPVIKTIPYVVKPHDIIPGVPNYYASTYFDGFDFASVLVKTREGRPIKIDPNPAAGDLGKTNARAQASVLSLYDNDKVKQPKLDGKDETFDKVDSFVLKGLEEAKASGKKIVLLSHSFASPTFKKLFGEFKAKYPTAELVTYDAFPYSAALDAAQEVFGQRALPVYDLKGSELVVSFHADFLGDYNASSLETSYAAARKPGPNMLRHIQVESNMSLTGANSDSRYRLKPSAVNKTLVEVYNAIVGGGTSDKTATEIANELKAKGSKAVVLADGSKGAQVLAHLINQKLGSVAFTGKANFLKEFDKARYQEFLGWVNAGQVGVLITNNVDPIYSHPKGEDFKKSLSKVSYVVAVADKKNEMYKAAKAVIPVANWLESWGDIEPQTGVYSLMQPTIQKIYKSRQIEESLLVWKNGKNNAANNYYDYLKASSASILGGTSFNKALYNGISTSNNSTTLAYTGGNAAQAVAELGNFKASELELVLYTKTSMGDGTQANNPWLQELPDPLTRMSWDNYLTISPKDAEKFAIDNDLNARMQLDGSIVNLTVNGVTIKDVPVFIQPGQAEGSVGLALGYGKKNSGATADTGVNAYPLFDGSNLALSGVKIEKTGEDHEFAGIQLQNTLMGRYEIAKEVPLAEFINVPFDDEHKGWNKPLEYHTISGALPARKIDLWDAFDDTDGPHFNLSIDLNSCTGCGACVIACQAENNVPVVGKEEVRMSRDMYWLRIDRYYSSRQKVEVYEGLKEGMAVPELYGTAFGDGGALNHPADNPDVIFQPVMCQHCNHAPCETVCPVAATSHGKQGQNHMAYNRCIGTRYCANNCPYKVRRFNWFTYNLNDKFDFNMNNDLGRMVLNPDVVVRTRGVMEKCSLCIQETQATILAAKRENRKVTDAEFKNSCACAAACSTGSMTFGDMNDKESEVRDLYSSNRRYYLLEEIGTKPNVFYHTKVRNRVEK encoded by the coding sequence ATGGCTTCAAACAAAATACAATTCAGAAGTATTCATGAACTTAAAGATCCAGCTTTAAATAATAAGCTGGCTCAGAAAGAGTTTCAGGAAGAAATTCCGGTAGAAGATTTCCTTGGAGATGCTGAGACAAACGGATCAAGTACTTCAAGAAGAGATTTCCTTAAATTACTAGGATTCTCTACAGCAGCAGTAACTTTAGCTGCCTGCGAAGCTCCGGTAATCAAAACAATCCCTTACGTGGTAAAACCACACGATATTATTCCAGGGGTTCCTAATTATTATGCATCAACATATTTTGACGGTTTCGATTTCGCTAGTGTTTTAGTAAAAACCCGTGAAGGTAGACCTATCAAAATTGATCCAAACCCAGCTGCTGGTGATTTAGGTAAAACTAACGCAAGAGCTCAGGCAAGTGTACTTTCTCTTTATGATAATGATAAAGTAAAGCAGCCTAAATTAGACGGTAAGGATGAAACTTTCGATAAAGTAGACAGCTTTGTTCTTAAAGGTTTAGAGGAAGCTAAAGCTTCAGGTAAAAAGATTGTGCTTTTATCACACTCTTTTGCTTCACCTACTTTCAAAAAGTTATTTGGTGAATTTAAAGCAAAATATCCTACAGCAGAATTAGTAACTTACGATGCTTTCCCATACTCTGCAGCATTAGATGCAGCACAGGAAGTATTCGGACAGAGAGCATTACCTGTTTATGACCTTAAAGGTTCTGAATTGGTAGTTTCTTTCCACGCTGATTTCTTAGGAGATTACAACGCTTCAAGCTTAGAAACATCTTACGCTGCGGCTAGAAAACCAGGTCCAAACATGTTGAGACACATTCAGGTGGAATCAAACATGTCATTAACCGGAGCTAACTCTGATTCAAGATATAGATTAAAACCAAGTGCTGTAAACAAAACTTTAGTTGAAGTTTATAATGCAATTGTAGGTGGTGGTACTTCTGATAAGACCGCTACAGAAATTGCTAACGAATTGAAAGCAAAAGGCAGCAAAGCTGTTGTTTTAGCTGATGGTTCTAAAGGAGCACAGGTTTTAGCACACTTAATCAACCAAAAATTAGGTTCAGTAGCTTTCACTGGTAAAGCAAACTTCCTAAAAGAATTTGATAAAGCAAGATACCAGGAATTTTTAGGATGGGTAAATGCAGGTCAGGTTGGAGTATTAATTACAAACAACGTAGACCCTATCTACTCTCATCCAAAAGGAGAAGATTTCAAAAAATCTTTATCTAAAGTTTCTTATGTAGTTGCTGTAGCTGATAAGAAAAATGAAATGTACAAAGCAGCGAAAGCTGTAATTCCAGTTGCAAACTGGTTAGAGTCTTGGGGAGATATTGAGCCTCAGACTGGAGTATATTCATTGATGCAGCCTACTATCCAAAAAATCTACAAATCAAGACAGATTGAAGAGTCTCTATTGGTTTGGAAGAATGGTAAAAACAATGCGGCAAACAATTACTACGATTATTTAAAAGCTAGCTCAGCTTCTATCCTAGGGGGTACTTCTTTCAACAAAGCATTGTATAATGGTATCAGTACTTCTAATAATTCAACAACATTAGCTTACACAGGTGGAAACGCCGCTCAAGCTGTTGCTGAACTAGGAAACTTCAAAGCTTCTGAATTAGAATTGGTATTATATACTAAGACTTCAATGGGAGATGGTACTCAGGCAAACAACCCTTGGTTACAAGAATTGCCAGATCCATTGACAAGAATGTCTTGGGATAACTACTTGACAATTTCTCCTAAAGATGCAGAGAAATTTGCAATTGACAACGATCTTAACGCGAGAATGCAGCTGGATGGTTCTATTGTAAACCTTACTGTAAATGGAGTAACAATAAAAGATGTTCCTGTATTTATTCAACCTGGTCAGGCAGAAGGATCTGTAGGTCTTGCCCTTGGTTATGGTAAAAAGAATTCAGGAGCAACTGCAGATACAGGGGTAAATGCTTATCCTTTATTTGACGGTTCTAACCTTGCTCTTTCAGGGGTTAAAATTGAAAAGACAGGAGAAGACCACGAATTTGCAGGTATCCAGCTTCAAAATACATTGATGGGTCGTTATGAAATCGCGAAGGAAGTTCCTTTAGCTGAATTCATTAATGTTCCTTTCGATGATGAGCACAAAGGATGGAACAAGCCTTTGGAATACCACACGATCAGTGGAGCTCTTCCAGCAAGAAAAATTGACCTTTGGGATGCATTTGATGATACTGACGGTCCTCACTTCAACTTATCTATCGACTTGAACTCTTGTACAGGTTGTGGAGCTTGTGTAATTGCTTGTCAGGCTGAGAACAACGTTCCTGTAGTAGGTAAAGAAGAAGTAAGAATGTCTAGAGATATGTATTGGTTAAGAATTGACCGTTACTATTCTTCAAGACAGAAAGTAGAAGTATACGAAGGATTAAAAGAAGGAATGGCTGTACCTGAATTGTATGGTACTGCATTCGGAGACGGAGGAGCATTAAATCACCCAGCTGATAATCCAGATGTAATCTTCCAACCAGTAATGTGTCAGCACTGTAACCACGCTCCATGTGAAACAGTATGTCCGGTAGCGGCTACTTCACACGGTAAGCAAGGTCAAAACCACATGGCTTACAACAGATGTATCGGTACAAGATATTGTGCAAACAACTGTCCTTATAAAGTAAGACGTTTTAACTGGTTTACTTATAACCTAAACGATAAGTTCGATTTCAACATGAACAACGATTTAGGAAGAATGGTACTTAACCCAGATGTAGTTGTAAGAACTAGAGGGGTAATGGAGAAATGTTCATTGTGTATCCAAGAAACTCAAGCTACTATTTTAGCAGCGAAGAGAGAGAACAGAAAAGTAACAGATGCTGAGTTCAAAAACTCTTGTGCTTGTGCTGCTGCTTGTTCTACAGGATCAATGACTTTCGGAGACATGAATGATAAAGAATCTGAAGTTAGAGATTTATATTCTAGCAACAGAAGATATTATTTACTAGAGGAGATCGGAACAAAACCAAATGTGTTCTATCACACTAAAGTAAGAAACAGAGTAGAAAAATAA